A single Phytohabitans houttuyneae DNA region contains:
- a CDS encoding acetamidase/formamidase family protein: protein MNGRRRFLGAALALGASSPLLAGRASAAGRGILQPGKGPIHGRHYLPSLPDQVRWGYLPSLRSEPVLRVRSGETVTIDTVSHEGILEDQGRDPLAYFAKQGVPAKQVLSDAIAVAREYDRTTRNFDVDGPHVVTGPIHVDSAEPGDVLKVEMLSMLPRVPYGVISSRHGKGALPQLAGGAAPAGITVDEIMPPVATDGRPTGDPTRYGNISIFTPVRQGRRGLTGVLPRGRRGSVAFPLRPFMGIMGVAFAAGDGLTGPALNSIPPTLGGGNIDINLLGVGATFYLPVFAEGALFHVGDPHLAMGDGEVALTALEGSLRGTFRLTVCKAGSDGAPSVAFRYPFAETPDAWVPIGLSDPDGAQNGQVNDLDIAMRRAVVNALDFLQHDLGMDRAVAYAYLSAASDFEVSQVVDRTVGVHGVIQKRHFLPS, encoded by the coding sequence ATGAACGGACGTCGACGGTTCCTGGGCGCCGCCCTCGCGTTGGGCGCCTCGTCTCCCTTGCTGGCTGGCCGGGCATCCGCCGCGGGCCGGGGCATCCTCCAGCCCGGCAAGGGCCCGATCCACGGCCGGCACTACCTGCCGTCGCTGCCCGATCAGGTCCGCTGGGGCTATCTCCCGTCGCTTCGCAGCGAGCCTGTGCTGCGCGTGCGGTCCGGCGAGACCGTCACCATCGACACGGTCTCGCACGAGGGCATCCTGGAGGACCAGGGCCGCGACCCGCTGGCGTACTTCGCGAAGCAGGGCGTACCGGCCAAGCAGGTGCTCAGTGACGCGATCGCGGTGGCCCGCGAGTACGACCGGACCACCCGGAACTTCGATGTGGACGGCCCGCACGTGGTCACCGGCCCGATCCACGTCGACAGCGCGGAGCCGGGCGACGTACTCAAGGTCGAGATGCTGTCGATGCTGCCCCGGGTGCCATACGGGGTGATCTCCAGCCGGCACGGCAAGGGCGCGCTGCCGCAACTGGCCGGTGGCGCCGCGCCCGCCGGCATCACGGTCGACGAGATCATGCCGCCGGTCGCCACCGACGGCAGGCCGACCGGCGACCCGACCCGGTACGGCAACATCTCGATCTTCACCCCGGTACGGCAGGGCCGGCGCGGGCTGACCGGCGTGCTTCCCCGCGGCCGGCGCGGCTCGGTGGCGTTTCCGCTGCGGCCGTTCATGGGGATCATGGGAGTTGCCTTCGCCGCCGGCGACGGCCTCACCGGCCCGGCGCTGAACTCGATTCCGCCCACGCTCGGCGGCGGCAACATCGACATCAACCTGCTCGGCGTGGGTGCCACCTTCTACCTGCCGGTCTTCGCCGAGGGCGCGCTGTTCCACGTCGGCGATCCGCACCTCGCGATGGGCGACGGTGAAGTCGCGCTCACCGCCTTGGAGGGCTCGCTACGGGGAACGTTCCGGCTCACCGTCTGCAAGGCCGGCTCCGACGGCGCACCCTCGGTAGCGTTCCGGTACCCGTTCGCCGAGACACCCGACGCGTGGGTGCCGATCGGCCTGTCCGACCCGGACGGTGCCCAGAACGGGCAGGTCAACGACCTCGACATCGCAATGCGGCGGGCGGTGGTCAACGCCCTCGACTTCCTACAGCACGACCTCGGCATGGACCGGGCGGTGGCGTACGCGTACCTGTCCGCGGCATCCGACTTCGAGGTCTCGCAAGTGGTCGACCGGACCGTCGGCGTACACGGCGTGATCCAGAAGCGGCACTTCCTACCCTCCTGA